Proteins from a single region of Thunnus albacares chromosome 14, fThuAlb1.1, whole genome shotgun sequence:
- the LOC122997233 gene encoding androgen-dependent TFPI-regulating protein, which produces MTSVLRRVYHITAFSWYAFVVKSLAAKDGEELPPGIFVYGGPWKYLTFLNLLLQMSFFGLAAVNDLQPGKNSERTLTRCKDLLFSVFAFPVGMFVVALFWTIFAYDRELVYPASIDTFFPPWINHAMHTFVLPVLLGEVLVQPHVYPPTKHALAALGAVGLAYLFWIIWVYLSVGIWVYPLLGHFSTAGLVGFFFFNMSVVTLLYLLGDKLNSHVWSKDLNKIMAKPK; this is translated from the exons ATGACTTCAGTCCTGAGGAGAGTGTACCACATCACTGCATTCAGCTGGTATGCTTTTGTTGTTAAGAGTCTTGCTGCTAAGGATGGAGAGGAGTTACCACCAGGAATCTTTGTTTATGGTGGACCTTGGAAATACCtcacttttttaaatttg TTATTGCAAATGTCATTCTTTGGACTGGCTGCAGTGAATGATCTTCAACCTGGGAAAAACTCAGAGAGAACTCTGACCAGATGTAAAGaccttctcttctctgtctttgcCTTCCCTGTGGGCATG TTTGTTGTTGCACTTTTCTGGACGATCTTTGCCTATGACAGAGAATTGGTCTACCCTGCTTCTATTGACACCTTCTTCCCTCCTTGGATAAACCATGCTATG CACACATTTGTCCTTCCTGTTTTACTTGGAGAAGTGCTGGTGCAGCCTCATGTCTACCCACCGACCAAACATGCATTGGCAGCATTAGGAGCTGTGGGTTTGGCTTACTTATTTTG GATTATATGGGTGTACTTGTCAGTTGGGATTTGGGTGTATCCCCTCCTCGGGCACTTCAGCACTGCTGGTCTGGTgggcttcttcttttttaacatGTCGGTGGTGACCTTGCTCTACCTGCTAGGAGACAAGCTCAACAGCCATGTCTGGA GTAAGGACTTGAACAAAATAATGGCGAAACCAAAATGA
- the fam83ha gene encoding protein FAM83H, whose protein sequence is MARRSQCSSAGDDPLDPNYLAPHYREEYRLAIDALVEEDLEGYYELLQKVDEVDFLSTPEIHYIRSAVQVPQQSNHQEHHFLETGGDGSSDTYWPIHSDLDAPGLDLGWPHLHHFNGPTEVTTLINPPEPYMPSIKEQARRLIKNAQQVIAIVMDMFTDVDMFRDILNAAMRNVAVYIILDEQNAHHFINMVSNCRINLQSIQFLRVRTVSGITYHCRSGKSFKGQMMDRFMLTDCRAVLSGNYSFMWSFEKLHRCMAHLFLGQLVSTFDEEFRILFAQSQPLMIENVLAPMEDFNPLQKMQYPRERTSLYRDPRKFRPDDERTDIDWRMMPLKRQGSLHGPVDPYSRFPSEQSQMDPLFDQGHSRMPVMENPTFKRHSYAEGTHGRHSYPFLQQQGLPDLETQGRQFDRGQQPHAGPGPEADYSGYDKFWSRDKSSHSADEYSEPGLPQEMDNFDPVLNYLSSTRNVEFDQGSEKLLPSADLPLSSSYPRRLSLGQTYACQTSPTPSNPTDQKQFFQEPITDRKDPMVKRGLRNLRISSYLSAYDNPGDEGLPLAPPQVPDPLQEPSNPPIQQKAPGMHFSVPKIPHFREFKIPTLRRASQMPSYVKPTVREQSKELPDESTTVAAETKTTPTPSESSSTTEGDKTEEAEPKEPKTSVVRREESFRRKYNAAVPRSSRLRSSLIFSSLDQHTSQDTQTAAGQQDEEGEKDEAKQTKVPFVSQVLGQKRSAARGPFEWSRYIKSATVDNSALEASKPDDGTNKAEGKDSSSKDENSNNPPETPEVQESLKPLDVPSMPQSKPSEAELPKTDQIVQPPKSLLTPLYVDMNDPIERLKFFKELAAKRKAAKAAGAEKSAEKGPMKAPTYLKDNTTVKNEEVVPHEKIADTSVKKQTAQQVNNDPNTSKSCEEEQTRASTDSEKIEMKNIQSAASLPVSAETEAPQSEPPEDQKLSKPAVKECSPCQSPTTTNDTPANVPSLAQGTDKSENTLPDFSPQTTPSPTASSFAPLSPPAETISSNVTQEDSSLTPASNMLSSISDKIGEQESFSPSPPESSQSADKALQISTASSDMQTESTQAPLDTVLQSTSPNTHSVVDSAHVEFDISPDAYAAGSVPSSLESTTKINSEESCAISPDSQKDAPESENSPIAEESEVSSSVVLASPKDVKADSTPQSLSSSSPELCLPNVSDLESSNKPYQKEPITSTPGDPSPEQSETRSLVNPDIPPDASQSETSACLQDAPTQANSLSELNLTGSCSPTPAETVSCSSPMSESVGSVMSPEAERTETSMLVLHSSSDTDSLSNETPTDSNKAPMHPSTEYSSSPTEPTSIVTLVTTEPDLPTPEESPVPADNSYIDNQNEVSKQESNDQARQNDCCEVAEVASDEVAPLSPQSKKPKSTQSRYHSSTAKVLSSSNLRDDTKLLLGQISANSQSRNEATKEFPVTDDEKEDKADKNAKSVKERRIASLGRGPQKSTEERQELLEKLQNMRKERKVYSRFEMAP, encoded by the exons ATGGCACGTCGCTCTCAGTGTTCCTCTGCTGGGGATGACCCCCTGGATCCCAACTACCTCGCTCCTCACTATCGGGAAGAGTACCGCTTGGCTATTGACGCACTGGTTGAGGAGGACTTGGAGGGATACTACGAGCTCCTCCAAAAAGTAGATGAGGTGGACTTCCTGTCCACACCTGAGATTCACTATATTCGGAGTGCTGTTCAGGTCCCTCAGCAGAGCAACCACCAGGAACACCATTTCCTAGAGACTGGGGGTGATGGCTCCTCGGACACATACTGGCCCATCCATTCGGACCTGGATGCCCCGGGCCTGGACCTTGGCTGGCCTCACCTGCATCACTTCAATGGACCCACAGAGGTCACCACTCTAATTAACCCCCCTGAGCCTTACATGCCGAGTATCAAGGAGCAGGCACGGCGACTTATTAAGAATGCTCAGCAG GTGATTGCCATAGTGATGGACATGTTTACTGATGTTGACATGTTTAGGGATATTCTCAATGCTGCCATGAGGAATGTTGCCGTCTATATTATCCTAGACGAGCAGAATGCACATCACTTCATTAACATGGTGTCCAACTGCAGAATAAATCTACAGAGCATCCAA TTTCTACGTGTGAGAACAGTATCTGGCATCACGTACCACTGCCGCTCAGGGAAATCCTTCAAAGGTCAGATGATGGATCGCTTCATGTTGACAGACTGCAGGGCTGTGCTGAGTGGAAACTACAG CTTCATGTGGTCTTTTGAGAAGCTACACCGCTGTATGGCACACCTTTTCCTTGGACAACTTGTCTCAACTTTTGATGAAGAGTTTCGGATTCTGTTTGCTCAGTCGCAGCCGCTGATGATTGAAAATGTGCTTGCTCCAATGGAAGATTTTAACCCTCTACAAAAGATGCAATACCCACGTGAAAGAACTTCACTGTACAGAGACCCCAGGAAGTTTCGTCCAGATGATGAACGTACAGATATAGACTGGAGAATGATGCCCCTTAAAAGGCAGGGATCCTTGCATGGCCCTGTAGATCCGTACAGTAGGTTTCCATCAGAGCAGTCACAAATGGATCCCTTATTTGATCAAGGTCACTCCAGGATGCCTGTGATGGAAAATCCCACCTTCAAACGGCACAGTTATGCTGAAGGTACTCATGGCAGACACTCTTACCCATTCCTGCAGCAACAGGGGTTGCCAGACCTTGAGACCCAGGGAAGGCAGTTTGACAGGGGCCAGCAGCCACATGCAGGGCCAGGACCCGAAGCAGATTACAGTGGCTATGACAAATTTTGGAGTCGAGACAAGTCAAGTCATTCAGCAGATGAGTATTCTGAACCTGGCTTACCACAAGAGATGGATAACTTTGACCCTGTGCTTAACTATTTATCATCTACCAGAAATGTAGAATTTGACCAGGGCTCAGAGAAATTACTACCTTCAGCAGATTTACCATTAAGTTCATCTTACCCTAGAAGACTGAGTTTAGGCCAGACATATGCATGTCAAACCTCTCCCACACCCTCAAATCCAACTGATCAGAAGCAGTTTTTCCAGGAGCCTATCACTGACCGCAAGGATCCCATGGTGAAACGGGGGCTAAGAAACTTGAGGATTAGCTCGTACCTCAGTGCATACGATAATCCAGGAGATGAAGGCCTGCCACTGGCACCACCTCAGGTACCAGATCCCTTACAAGAACCCTCTAACCCTCCCATACAGCAAAAAGCACCAGGCATGCACTTTTCAGTTCCTAAAATCCCTCATTTCAGAGAGTTTAAGATTCCTACTTTACGCAGGGCAAGTCAGATGCCAAGTTATGTCAAACCCACTGTGCGAGAGCAATCAAAGGAATTGCCTGATGAAAGTACTACTGTGGCAGCAGAAACCAAAACGACTCCAACACCTTCAGAATCGTCATCCACAACTGAGGGGGACAAGACAGAGGAAGCAGAACCAAAGGAACCGAAGACTAGTGTTGTTCGAAGGGAGGAGTCGTTCCGTAGGAAATACAATGCAGCAGTACCGCGGAGCTCGAGGTTAAGATCTTCTCTGATATTCAGCTCTCTGGATCAGCATACCTCTCAAGATACCCAAACTGCTGCAGGGCAACAGGATGAGGAGGGTGAAAAAGATGAggcaaaacagacaaaagtaCCTTTTGTTTCTCAGGTTTTGGGACAAAAAAGATCCGCTGCAAGAGGACCTTTTGAATGGAGTCGTTACATAAAGTCAGCCACTGTTGATAACTCAGCACTAGAAGCTTCCAAACCAGACGATGGAACCAATAAAGCTGAGGGGAAAGATTCATCTTCAAAAGACGAGAATTCAAACAATCCACCAGAAACCCCTGAGGTACAAGAGTCATTAAAACCATTAGATGTCCCATCAATGCCCCAATCCAAGCCTTCTGAAGCTGAGTTGCCCAAAACTGATCAAATAGTACAACCCCCCAAATCTTTGCTCACTCCACTCTATGTAGATATGAATGATCCTATTGAGAGGCTCAAGTTTTTCAAAGAGTTGGCAGCCAAACGCAAAGCTGCAAAGGCTGCAGGAGCTGAAAAGAGTGCAGAGAAGGGTCCAATGAAAGCACCAACTTATCTGAAAGACAACACAACTGTTAAAAATGAGGAAGTTGTACCACATGAAAAAATTGCTGATACGTCTGTCAAAAAGCAAACCGCACAGCAGGTCAATAATGACCCCAATACATCTAAAAGCTGTGAAGAGGAACAAACCAGAGCTTCAACTGATTCAGAGAAAATAGAGATGAAGAACATCCAATCAGCAGCATCCCTGCCTGTTTCTGCAGAAACAGAAGCCCCTCAGAGTGAACCACCAGAAGACCAAAAGCTGTCAAAACCTGCTGTAAAAGAGTGTAGCCCCTGTCAGTCACctacaacaacaaatgacaCACCTGCAAATGTTCCATCTCTTGCGCAAGGTACtgataaaagtgaaaacactttgCCCGATTTCAGTCCTCAGACCACCCCAAGTCCCACAGCTTCCAGCTTTGCCCCTCTTTCCCCTCCAGCAGAGACTATATCTTCTAATGTCACCCAAGAAGACTCAAGCTTGACCCCAGCCTCCAACATGCTGTCCTCAATTTCTGACAAAATAGGAGAACAGGAATCTTTCAGTCCCTCCCCACCTGAATCCTCCCAATCAGCGgacaaagctttacaaatatCTACTGCTTCGTCTGACATGCAGACAGAATCTACTCAAGCTCCATTAGATACTGTTTTACAGTCGACTTCACCCAATACCCATTCAGTAGTTGACTCTGCTCATGTGGAATTTGATATTTCACCTGATGCATATGCTGCTGGTTCAGTGCCCTCCTCATTAGAGTCTACTACAAAGATAAACTCTGAGGAATCTTGTGCGATTTCACCTGATTCACAAAAAGATGCTCCTGAATCAGAAAACAGCCCCATTGCAGAGGAAtctgaggtttcttccagtGTTGTTCTTGCATCACCAAAGGATGTCAAAGCTGATAGCACACCTCAGAGCCTTAGCTCTTCATCACCCGAGTTGTGTTTACCCAATGTATCTGATCTTGAAAGTAGTAATAAACCATACCAAAAAGAGCCCATTACTTCTACACCAGGAGACCCTTCACCTGAGCAATCAGAAACTAGGTCTCTTGTCAATCCAGACATTCCTCCTGATGCCTCCCAATCTGAAACAAGTGCATGTCTTCAAGATGCACCAACACAAGCAAACTCTCTCTCTGAACTTAACCTGACAGGATCTTGCTCTCCCACTCCTGCTGAAACAGTATCATGTTCTTCTCCTATGTCTGAGTCAGTTGGATCTGTCATGTCCCCTGAGGCTGAAAGAACAGAAACGAGCATGCTTGTATTGCACAGTTCCTCAGATACTGATTCTTTATCCAATGAGACTCCAACAGACTCAAACAAAGCTCCAATGCACCCATCTACAGAATATTCTTCTAGCCCAACTGAGCCTACCTCGATAGTCACATTAGTCACAACAGAGCCTGATCTGCCAACACCTGAAGAGTCACCTGTACCTGCTGATAATAGTTATATAGACAATCAAAATGAAGTAAGCAAACAGGAATCTAATGACCAAGCAAGGCAAAATGACTGCTGCGAGGTGGCAGAGGTTGCATCAGATGAAGTTGCTCCTCTGTCACCACAGTCCAAGAAGCCAAAATCAACCCAGTCTCGCTACCACTCGTCAACAGCCAAAGTGCTCTCAAGCAGCAACCTCAGAGATGATACAAAGCTGCTGCTAGGGCAAATTTCTGCAAATAGCCAAAGCAGGAACGAGGCGACCAAAGAGTTtcctgtcacagatgatgagaaAGAAGATAAAGCTGACAAAAACGCCAAAAgtgtgaaagaaagaaggatTGCGTCACTTGGCAGAGGGCCGCAGAAGTCAACTGAGGAGCGCcaggagctgctggagaagcTCCAGAAcatgaggaaggagaggaaagtTTACAGTCGCTTTGAG ATGGCACCTTAA